The genomic segment tggcagaaaaagaagataaaagttGCATTGTCTAATTGTCGAAATACTAATGCTCCATACTCCAGAGAAAGAAAATgtgtttcatttttcctttgtaTTGCTAAGGTAAACTTCATTATGATGTTATGAAAAGATAGATTGATTACATTAATTCTAACAGCTTAAAACAACTCACTTCGCAACTATACAATGTAAAAAGCCATCTAAAACATCTTttgcggattgcattttcattgctTAAGTAGCCTATATATTGTGCAAGCAATCTACAATCCTTTGCATCAAACATACTACTAATTCATTAGAACAAGAATTTTTCTATTGAAATATCCTGCAATTCCTCTCTTGCAATAGAAACTAAAAATCACTACAGTTAATCAAATCAAATATCCTAAACCAGTAAATGCGCTAGAAAGGTggatataaaattaaaaaaatgctgAATAGAGTCCTCAAAGAAAACACAGAGTCCACCGTTTGTCCACTAGCCTCTCCAAAactggtttctttttttttgagtcGTATTAGTTGTAGATAAAATTGTTCCCTAAACACTCCTAGAGGTTAATTTACTCGTACTCTTTCAATGTTAAAGGAGCTAAATTTGCCCATCCATTTGCTAATTTTGCAACCATAAGATCTTTAAACCCCCTTAAATGTACATAGcatctcttttgtttttctttttgagtaAAAATGTTACATAAACTAGACTATAGGAAATTGGATGAATCGAGATGCTAATGCAAATGTAATTAGACTATGATTTTGGTTTATATATACTGTATTTGTCATCATAGTTATAAAATCCAACTGGATCATTGAACCGGTCAATCTAATTAACCAGCCATAGGATTGGGTTAGATTGCTAATTaaaccaattaaacaacaaacctGTTGACCAATTAACAATTCAGCGGTTCAACCAGTGAATCCAAAAAAAATCGCCAGTTGAACCCCCGATTGAACCACCAACTTAAAATTGtactaaaattttaaattataaaattatattataataatatataagaTAACTATCATGCAATATGCGGTTGAACCGCTCAACTCGCGATTAAGCCGATGATCCGGAGGCCTGATCATCTCCCTAGATTGAGCTCCGGACTGAATTTAATAACTATATGTTTGTTATCCTCCAATAGATGGCAAAAATTGGCGACCAGGTGGACccagattttatcatttctaCTGGAGACAATTTTTACGAAGATGGATTGACCGGTGTCGATGATCCAGCATTCGAGGAGTCATTTAGCAATATCTATTTGGGCCCAAGTCTGCAAAAGCAGTGGTACAATGGTAATTTCACGACCCAATATTATATTTTCACCCGTGCACCATATTTTTTCATTATTGTCCGCTAATTATTGTCCAAATTAATTTTGGTGCAGTTTTAGGAAACCATGATTATAGAGGGGATGTTTTGGCACAATTGGATCCCATCCTCAGAAAAAAGGATAGTAAATGGTTATGTCTCAGATCTTTTATCCTCAATACAGGTAATTTTCATATTAATGTACTCAAAACTATTTAATTAGGATACAAATGTCATTTTCTAATAAGGGAAGGTGACACACCTTAATACATATTTAGGCTCTGAAATAaagtgattatttattcaaCGAAAACTGCAACGtcaaaaattaataatttttttttgcagcaAAAAGTAGTTAAAACTGGACTTGACATTATTTTCTGTATCAATTTTAAGCAGATGTTGCGGAATTTTTCTTCATCGATACAACTCCATTCGTAGATAAATATTTCAATAACCCAAAAGATCATAAATATGACTGGAGAGGAGTGCTGCCAAGAGAGGAATATCTTTTTAATTTGTTGAAGGTAAATGAGacatttattaatttttgaattaatttactGATGATTTATAGTTACCAAAGAAAAAGCTTTGACCATTTCGAGTTTACATTAATTATTTATGCATTAAAAAATTTAACTAACATTTATATTTAGAGCTCCATTTCTGCATTGCATGAGGAATTTTGTATTGACATtgaaatcaattaacaatttcCTCTGATCTATCTTACCAGGATTTAGACACTGCCCTAAAGGAATCAAGTTTAGATTGGAAGATAGTTGTTGGTCACCATACACTTAGAAGTGCTGGAAAACATGGAATCACATTTGAGCTCGAGGAAAGGCTTCTTCCAGTGCTTCAGGTAAACTTGATTAATCCAATTTAATTGCACTTTTGTTGTACTTTTGCTCTAAAAACGAAATCATCCATCGATTGTACTTATTTTATGCACATCAATAATGACATGTTCTTTACAGAAACGGGCCAAGACCATGATTATCACACTATTCATTAATACATATATAGATCTTCTAAAATGGTAATTAAGGTTCTTAATTTTATGCTTAAACATGATCCAGACAATAATCTAATCTACAAATTTTCTAGGAAAACAATGTTGATCTTTACGTCAATGGACACGACCATTGCTTGGAACACATCAGTAGCCCTGACAGGTAAAATTTACATTGCATATTTTTATGAGATTGAACAAAATTTCAGATGGAAAATTAAGAACTCTTTGATGACTATTGCAGTCCACTCCAATTTCTGACGAGTGGTGGAGGATCAAAGGCATGGAGGGGAAATGTTCGGCCATGGAGCCCTGAGGAGTTGAAGTTGTACTATGATGGGCAAGGTTTCATGACCATGAAGCTCACCAAGTACGATGTTTATATCCAGTTCTATGATGTTTTTGGCAACATTTTGCACCAATGGAGCCGTTCAAAGGGGTTGTATTTTGTGTAATTAAATAGCATTGTAGAGGTTAAAGCTGGTTTAACCGGTTAAGAATTGGTCAAAATTGCTCCAAAATGAAGACTTAAACCTAGTAGTACTTGTACCTGTGTGCTCCTTAATTGGAGCAATCTTAGTAGCTTCCCACAAACAGTTGGAAAGAAAATGGTACATattgttattttagttttttaaaaatttcatcaaGTTCCCTTGTAGTTTGTTGAAAAATGCCATTAACCAATTAGTTCAATTGTCAAATTCAATATTCTATTGAGAAATCAATGAAGTAAGGGATAGTTTTAGAAACTTCCCTCAAGGTTTCTGATAATGACACTTAAATACCCTCTAATATCGAGAATTACATTGCCTTCCCTTTTCAAATAGATGTGACCATGTGTCACCATCGATAGCTTCCAAAATGACTAAATTGCCCTAAAAAAGCTGTGCATTTTCtgctattgaaaaaaaatgagaaaatgaaatcgcatcaaatataatttttttcaacCTCCTGGCGCCAATTAGGTGGTGGTATAACAACTTGAGAGGCCAAGATGTTATACAGTGCCATTATTGTGAGAAAAATCAAACTAACTATGCTAAGAGAGAGCTCAAGAAACCAAAACATCCTCAATTTGGTGATCCTTCATCCAGTGTGAAAAATCAAACTGGCTGCTGTCTTTTGCTGCTCACGTCTTCTTCTTCATTACCATTATACCACTTGAAATAGTCACATTTGGTGTAATAAAAATATAATCTATCTGAATTTCTTTCACTTTCTGAAATTCTAATTGTTCCATTGCATCCGCGGTCACAAATTCTGTTTTTGATCCTCAACGAtgcttttccatgaatcgagcTCCTGTGATAACTTGATGAAGACATACTTGCTCTTCAACTACTATGCCAGTCAACATGTACCTCTAATACCTGATGAAGGTCACAGCTCACTTCACAAAAAAATGCCTTTTCTGAAAATGGAATGCATATTTTTCAGACATTTTCTAGTTTATATCCTGCCAGGATAGAGTGATTGCAGTTGATAGTGCAACGGCTCTTCTTGGTTTTAACAATCAAAAGTTGACTTTTCTATATGTATTCTTTGCTGTCCTGAGAGGATCATTGGAGGGCCAatagttttccttttttcgttttgttaatttcataacaaagTGGTACATGTTTTCTCCTACAAATAATGAGCAAATTTGGTAGAAAATTATGTGTCATTACTTTTGGTGATAGATGGAGGACCATATTGGTCCATCAACCAAACTTTGTGGGTAAAAAGTACAAGAATCCTTTCGAGTACACTGGAAGAGAGCTATAGGTGCCCATAGATGGAGGACCATATTGGTCCATCAGCCAAACTTTGTGGGTAAAAAGTACAAGAATCCTTTCTTGAGTACACTAGAAGAGAGCTATAGGTGCCCATATTAATTATAGATACATGGTTTAGGCAATAGTATGTTAAATCCTGGGGGACTTCTATTAGTCTAGGAATATACACTCACTGGTTTCATACTTTTGTTCTCTGACATTAAAAATGTAAGGCTGAGGTTAACTAATTTATGAAATGCTTAGAAACAACAGGAGCCCTAGATATGCTGCTGAAGTATATACTACATTCACTTATCATGCAAGTATATTCCGTGCCTTTCAATGTCTTGAAAGCAGTACCTCTGCTCTGAATCTGCCTCCTTGTCCTATGTAGTTACTTATTACTTCTACCAACATTTTCATGCAGACCATCTTGATCTAATATTTCATATATTCAACTATTTCTGCATTTCACATAAACCTATGCCACGATGCTAAAGTGGAGGAAGGTTTTCACTGGGACGGATTTTAACTAGGGTTGATTTGGAGCTCCTCCAGTGAAAGTAACACCATATATTCAAGTATTTCTCACTTTCACATAAACCTATGCTATCATGCAAAAACGGAGGAAGGTGTTCACTGGGACAGATTTTAACTAGGGTTGATTTGGTGCTCCTCCAGTGAAAATAACGCCACTTTCAAAAGAAGTCTTGTCTCTTTCTTAATCAATGGTATTACGTTCTTGGCAACTTCAAATTCTTTCTCGGGGAAAGAAAGCATATTGGTCTAACAAGGGCTGTTTGAATCTTTAAGACCTGAAAACAGTAGTTTCTTCTGAGTCCACTAACTCACCCAACACTTGAACAAATACATTGGCAGATATTGttaatttagttttataaatttCATTAAGTTCCCTTGTAGCTTGATGAAAAATGACATCAATCAACTTAATTAACTGttaaattttatattcttttgaGAAATCAATGAATAAATTGACATACAAAAATTGATAATTTTACTTCTTGGTTTTCTCAATTTTAATCGTAAATTTTTTCCTATCGTTTGTTTACAGATGAAGGAGACTTAGTTTGTCAAATATTTAAGAGCACTTGAAGGGTATGTATAATCAGAATCAAGCATATTAGCTCAATCCTCACCAAATTCCTCTTCTCTTGAGATGGGAAACAGTAATTGCTACAAGAATCCAAATCTATTAAATGGCAAACCTCAATAAGAAATCAGGCTGTAATaacattaataattttaatcCTTAGGAGAAACCCAATGGCCATGGCAACCAGGGTTcacataaataaaaataaacaagaataaaaaaaatcaaaatcgaagtagaataaaataaatagataaatgtAATGATGTAATTGAGTATAACAGACATTGACAAACTTACAAGAGATAGGTGGAATCTACCCTTGAATGGAACAGTTTATGACTGTCCCACAAACAATACTTATGGTTTCTTTAATAGGAACAGAGTACTAAAAGTGGATGAGCCaatagattaaaagaaaaaaaaagggcaagcGGGAGAACATGTGGATTGTCTACAAGTATGCAACCCAAAAGTTCTGTCCTCCACTTCTCAATTTCTCATGAATAATATAGTGCAAATTATTGATCCCATGTGAGAAGACCAAAAAAATGGTGTAAAATGGCGAAGTGCATTGAAACTAATGGCAAACTCCTCTGAGAAACTGGACTTTCAGTTCAGAAATCAGAACACCAAAATCCTTATCTCCTCATCTTCATTGTCCAGTTTGCTCCTCTAGAGTTGCATCAAATCCAGCTACCGCATATCTTTCTTTATCCTGACCAACAAAATCATGCACTCTTGTTTGAAGTTTGTCTGTGTTGTTTCGCTTAGGTGGGTCGACACTCGACAGAGTATGGGATGATTCACTATCCAGATCAGCCCTGATTTTGATAGACGTGGATTGATTTGGACCAGCAAAtataatttgggaaaaaaaaaatcaagtgcaaTTTGATGAGGGTCAAGAACTATTTGGAGCATTTAATTAAACATTTACCAAGCCACTTGAATTTTAACATATTGGTCAAAAAATTATGCCAGCTACCAAAAATACTTGCAGAAATTAAGTTGAATTTTTAACTTAACGAGTCACAAATGCCAGTTTATGGCACAAGACTTCTGGGCACGATTGGTTATCTTTTTCAACAGTTGCTGCTTTTAGTTGTGAAACGGAAAACAACAATGAGTCCATCTAATCGATGTTTATTGGGCACTCATGACGAGCATTTATGAACTGTTAAAATGTGTTTTAGgtgtaaatttttaaaaatgtaaaattaattaaaaaatgtgtatGAATCTAACGAAGAGTAATAATTATTAACGTGTGCATATAGGTAGTAAGTTAAGTATAATTTAGCTATGTTAACAAATGCCATCGACATAAAAATCCAACATAATTGTTTGTAATCTATACATCAAGTGACAAGTTGAAAAGATTTTGTATTCCACATTAAAATCACCAAATGTACctaccctagttatttttgctCATTGCTCCACGTGAGATTCTCAATATGTACAAGACAGGATTGGTTGTGAGCTTGCAGCCGACATTTGAGGGACATTGTGAGTTAGTTTGTTATAGCAACTTAGGCAAGGAATCTTAGGCATAGAATACAGTATTTCCGAAGGCAATCTAAAAACAAAATAGACAATGGAATTTGAAGTCCGGTAAgtggaaaattttccttttttatttttttcctgcTTTAACTGGGACAATAGGATGTTTAATTATTAAAAGATATTTTAGTACCCTTCTTATTTATGTTAATTGCTTctattttttggagtttttataaaaaaatatactatagcgatttaatatatatgagataaaaaggtgattgaaaaatattttcacggcaaacattaaattttttttggaaaaaaatagcttgccaaacaaggccttaacttttctgaTACCTTGACATTCTCAATACTAAACTTTATGGACTTAATTAAtctattttgttttttcttttttgttttgggtgGGGGGGAAATTGTGGATGGCATTGGTGGTGGGTAAGTTTACTTATGAAAATGCTTCTGAAATTTGCTAATTGACCTTAGTAGAAATTATGCAGCAGACATACATGTACGTGAATTCTAATTTTATTACGTGCTGCTTGTGATTGTGGAGTATTAAATTTAAGATTTTTCTAACGAATACCTAATAAACACCCGTTAATACACCTAAATCACATCTAACTGATCATGTTAATGCACACATTAAcaatatatattaaatttaagatttttttagcGAATGCCTAATAAACACCCGTTAATGTACCTAAATCACATCTAACTGATCATGTTAATGCACACATTAACAATTAATacctttttatatatttatatattttacttAATTAACTTTACTTTTCCAAAAAATTTGATACATGAACTATATATTAACGAGTGCCTGCTAATCAATTAAGTTGATCTATAGAGTGATGAAAACGTATACATCTAGAGTAGTTCTAATAACGTACACGCAATCAATAAACCTTCTGTCTGGATTGTTAGCTGGGATTCAATATCCAATACCTTATGAACAAAAAAGTACATTTTACTTCACGAAAAAACAGAAAACGAAACACCGAAATAAATGAGCActttccagaacttgcataataAGTGCTACATCAGAAGTTTCCCTATTTGTGTAAACTCATAGGAGGAATACACGGGTTTGATCcttttttgccttttatttttGGATATTGTCACAATTTCGTTTTGTTTTTTATAATGTGTATAATTAAGGGAGATATTAATAATTTAAGTATTTAACCATTGATTAACTAGAAAGATATTCTAAAAGAATAAAATGATTATCGTTTAAATTTAAGAAGATCATTTTATACACACAACGCCAGCTCAATCTAACTGGCAAACAAAAttaattgctgaaatttgttttctagctaattatttaaatttagtttcatgagtaaaaaagaaaaaggacaagtTTTTTTATACATCACCTAAAAGTGAtacttttctttaaaaattgtaAACGTATATGAATAAATGTGTACAAATGCTTATATACAGAACTCTCTACCTACACAAGAGACAGAGAAGAGAGAATCAAAGGTGTATAAGAGCTTTGGAAAAATAGTCTCCATTTGTCCAAATTGTAAAAGCTCATACAGATTTTTTTCCCATGCATTTCTATCCCATTATTTTTCCTCTGATATTCATGTAAAATCTTTGGCATAAAAATGACCCCTTGGACTCACAAAGATCAGGAGGAAGCTTCCTAGGTACCATCCTCCTCAGTCCCACCTTTTTGTCTTGGTTATTTAAGCAACCTTTTCTCAACTTCTCTCAGTTTCCCTCGATACATCTTCCCCAAACAGCCTGATAACAAACCCTATTGGAAGCTGTGTTTCAAACCACGTCCATGGCTTCCAAGAACCTCCAAAATATCATTCTTCTCTACAAGATCATTCTCATTTGTGGGCTGTGTTTGGTTTACTCAAAAACTGAACTTCCAAGGTTTGAACATCCCATCAAACCTGATGGATCGCTCAGTATCTTGGTTGTTGGAGACTGGGGAAGAAGAGGAGCTTATAACCAAACAGAAGTTGCAGCTCAGGTTCTTATCTTTCTGTATTTATGGAaacaaatattttcttgattacaCTTGACTAGATGATATTTAGATCACATTTTTAGATGGTTTAATGA from the Coffea arabica cultivar ET-39 chromosome 11e, Coffea Arabica ET-39 HiFi, whole genome shotgun sequence genome contains:
- the LOC113719122 gene encoding purple acid phosphatase 8 — translated: MASKNLQNIILLYKIILICGLCLVYSKAELQRFEHPIKPDGSLSILVVGDWGRRGAYNQTEVAAQMAKIGDQVDPDFIISTGDNFYEDGLTGVDDPAFEESFSNIYLGPSLQKQWYNVLGNHDYRGDVLAQLDPILRKKDSKWLCLRSFILNTDVAEFFFIDTTPFVDKYFNNPKDHKYDWRGVLPREEYLFNLLKDLDTALKESSLDWKIVVGHHTLRSAGKHGITFELEERLLPVLQENNVDLYVNGHDHCLEHISSPDSPLQFLTSGGGSKAWRGNVRPWSPEELKLYYDGQGFMTMKLTKYDVYIQFYDVFGNILHQWSRSKGLYFV